One window of Methanobrevibacter woesei genomic DNA carries:
- a CDS encoding topoisomerase IV, protein MKDSKEKEHHISHLKDLMEGVKETSEEKPDDADEIEEYEVVDADELIHELNAEEKQNFEEETFEIDDEFIYSPNKDSEEAEILEEIDEDFIITTEINDSETDYEEDVLYDSEDKISEQFNNIVHARVGNYPIMAVVSLAVGIILLIVSIFLLITQTSERVIDSVASGELNVIIVIAAFIGILLIIIGIYKLFSLKNPFGDLTKKIDNIEKEEKKTKKEPQIKEEEKKVIPKSKIPLNREDYKIGEFDISSIKTNFKESSSDIEEIKAIKSEKPTFNKTTSVDKEINEEEPTHKEEENIEPVKEEKEEKKTDNNKEDEEYKKAQLDNESIDEIFSGIEEIEEIPIISVNSKDKKSSDKKEE, encoded by the coding sequence ATGAAAGATTCTAAAGAAAAAGAGCATCATATATCCCATTTAAAGGATTTGATGGAAGGTGTCAAAGAAACTTCTGAAGAAAAACCAGATGATGCTGATGAAATAGAAGAGTATGAAGTTGTCGATGCAGATGAACTTATTCATGAATTAAATGCAGAAGAAAAACAAAATTTCGAAGAAGAAACCTTTGAAATTGATGATGAATTCATCTACAGCCCAAATAAAGATTCAGAAGAAGCAGAAATTCTAGAAGAAATTGATGAAGATTTCATAATAACAACTGAAATTAATGACTCCGAAACAGATTATGAAGAAGATGTTCTTTACGACAGTGAAGATAAAATAAGTGAACAATTTAACAATATAGTTCATGCTAGAGTAGGTAACTACCCAATAATGGCAGTAGTCAGCTTAGCTGTTGGCATAATCCTTCTTATTGTTTCAATATTTTTATTAATCACTCAAACAAGTGAACGAGTAATTGACAGTGTAGCTTCAGGAGAACTTAATGTAATTATTGTAATAGCTGCATTTATTGGAATACTTCTTATTATAATTGGAATTTACAAATTATTCTCTTTAAAGAATCCTTTTGGAGATCTAACTAAAAAAATCGACAACATCGAAAAAGAAGAGAAAAAAACTAAAAAAGAACCCCAAATAAAAGAAGAAGAAAAAAAAGTTATACCAAAAAGTAAAATTCCTTTAAATAGAGAAGATTACAAGATAGGTGAATTCGATATATCTTCTATTAAAACTAATTTTAAAGAATCTTCATCTGACATAGAAGAAATTAAAGCGATTAAATCTGAAAAACCTACTTTTAATAAAACAACATCAGTTGATAAGGAAATAAATGAAGAAGAACCAACTCACAAAGAAGAAGAAAATATTGAGCCAGTAAAAGAAGAAAAAGAAGAGAAAAAAACAGACAATAATAAAGAAGATGAAGAATATAAAAAAGCTCAGTTAGATAATGAATCAATTGATGAAATATTTTCAGGAATTGAAGAAATAGAAGAAATACCAATAATTTCTGTAAATTCTAAAGACAAAAAATCCTCTGATAAAAAAGAGGAATAA
- a CDS encoding exosome complex RNA-binding protein Csl4, with translation MKVKDGDFVMPGDVLGIIEQFLPGEGTYDNEGYIKSSILGNVQINSKMKTISVMPKSGKPALLEVGDTIYGQITDVKAQRVNVNIDRLKNTTRPLALPYIGAIHISQVKEGYLDKLTDAFRIGDIIEATVVKITGDNVDLSTVDKECGVLKAMCTRCRGYMQTTEKENELQCKRCSKKEKREVSTNYVNE, from the coding sequence ATGAAAGTAAAAGATGGAGATTTTGTAATGCCCGGAGATGTATTAGGAATTATTGAACAATTTTTACCTGGAGAAGGTACTTATGATAATGAGGGCTACATTAAATCATCTATTTTAGGGAATGTTCAAATTAACTCAAAAATGAAAACAATATCCGTTATGCCTAAATCAGGAAAACCAGCACTTTTAGAAGTTGGGGACACCATTTATGGACAAATAACTGATGTTAAAGCTCAAAGAGTAAATGTAAATATTGACAGATTAAAAAATACAACAAGACCATTAGCTCTCCCTTACATAGGAGCAATCCACATTTCTCAAGTGAAAGAAGGATACTTAGATAAATTAACTGATGCTTTTAGAATAGGAGATATAATAGAAGCAACAGTTGTTAAAATAACTGGAGATAATGTTGATTTAAGCACTGTAGATAAAGAATGTGGTGTTTTAAAAGCAATGTGTACCCGTTGTAGAGGTTATATGCAAACAACTGAAAAAGAAAATGAACTTCAGTGTAAAAGATGCAGTAAAAAAGAGAAACGTGAAGTTTCAACAAATTATGTTAATGAATAA
- a CDS encoding tRNA pseudouridine(54/55) synthase Pus10 yields the protein MDQLAILKAKELLELTEGNICNHCLGRKLSSLVKGEDNLDRAKKISEELNINQDDADCVICGNIFDRINDELFDKIYNKIEHLGVEFDTFLVGTSLDKAIKQKDDEISDSLDVVVEPIKKELNRIIGSEIENNSNKEVSFEKQDIVINVDIRKKTKVRLQINPLFIEGKYNKYLRGIPQTKWPCTKCKGRGCDECNGTGKQYPESVEELLSERILEVTRGYEAKFHGAGREDIDVLMLGSGRPFVLEIKEPKIRKINLKELEEEINKSAKGKTAYHGLKFVERNRKAEIKVSSPDTYKVYKALVKCDEPYDKSKLKDLEKLDEINQQTPIRVLRRRADKVRIKHVKELKSEVIDDYTFEITIKTEGGLYIKELISGDEGRSKPNVSEILGVNAVCAQLDVIEVSEK from the coding sequence ATGGATCAATTAGCTATTTTAAAAGCAAAAGAACTTCTTGAACTTACAGAAGGAAATATCTGTAACCATTGCCTTGGCCGTAAGTTGTCTTCACTTGTAAAAGGTGAGGATAACTTAGATAGGGCAAAAAAGATATCTGAAGAATTAAATATAAACCAGGATGATGCAGACTGTGTTATCTGTGGAAATATATTTGATAGGATTAATGATGAGCTATTTGACAAGATTTATAACAAAATTGAACATCTTGGAGTTGAATTTGACACATTTCTTGTTGGAACAAGTCTTGACAAAGCTATTAAACAAAAAGATGATGAAATTTCTGATTCTTTAGATGTAGTTGTTGAACCAATTAAAAAGGAATTAAATAGGATTATTGGAAGTGAAATCGAAAATAACTCCAATAAAGAAGTCTCTTTTGAAAAACAGGATATTGTTATTAATGTTGACATCAGAAAGAAAACAAAAGTAAGATTACAAATCAACCCTTTATTTATTGAAGGAAAATACAATAAATATCTTCGTGGAATTCCTCAAACCAAATGGCCATGCACTAAATGTAAAGGCAGGGGCTGTGATGAATGTAATGGTACTGGCAAACAGTATCCTGAATCTGTAGAAGAATTATTGTCTGAAAGGATACTTGAAGTTACCAGAGGATATGAAGCTAAATTTCACGGTGCTGGAAGAGAAGATATTGATGTATTAATGCTTGGTTCAGGAAGGCCTTTTGTTTTAGAAATCAAGGAACCTAAAATAAGAAAGATTAATTTAAAAGAGTTAGAAGAAGAAATTAATAAGTCTGCTAAAGGTAAAACTGCATATCACGGTTTAAAATTTGTTGAAAGAAATAGAAAAGCTGAAATTAAAGTATCTTCTCCTGACACATACAAGGTATACAAAGCATTAGTTAAATGTGATGAACCTTATGATAAAAGCAAATTAAAGGATTTAGAAAAGTTAGATGAGATTAATCAGCAGACTCCTATTAGGGTTTTAAGAAGGCGTGCTGATAAAGTTCGTATAAAACATGTAAAAGAGCTAAAATCTGAAGTTATTGATGATTATACCTTTGAAATAACAATTAAAACTGAAGGTGGATTATATATTAAAGAATTAATCTCAGGGGATGAAGGCAGATCAAAACCTAATGTTTCAGAAATATTGGGAGTAAATGCAGTCTGTGCTCAATTAGATGTTATTGAAGTTAGTGAAAAATAG
- a CDS encoding signal recognition particle protein Srp54 — MLGSLGENLTNTMKKLVGMSVIDKKTIKEVVKEIQRALIQSDVNIALVLNLSKKIEKRALEEEPPKGITPREYVITIIYEEMVNLLGREAVGLDINQKPYKILFLGLQGSGKTTTIGKMCRFLQKKGFNPAVVCTDTWRPAAYEQLKQLTEEMQIPLYGDPENKDALDLAKKGLNEFKNKKVIIFDTAGRHKEESDLIAEMDQLDDIIQPTEAILVIDGTIGQQAGEQAKAFSQATDIGSIIITKLDGSAKGGGAMSAVAETGAPIKFIGTGERIDDFELFDPERFISRLLGMGDIRSLIEKAEENIDEDIAEKTMNNMMSGKFSLIDMKNQFDMMGKMGPMQQVLNMIPGLGGKIPKEASKMTEDKIDSFKVMLSSMTQEELENPKIIKQSRIQRIARGAGVDESEVRALLKYYNNTKKAMKGFGGRGRLRGSTMNRMMGHFMK, encoded by the coding sequence ATGCTAGGAAGTTTAGGTGAAAATCTTACTAATACGATGAAGAAATTAGTAGGAATGTCAGTTATTGACAAAAAAACAATAAAAGAAGTTGTAAAAGAGATACAACGTGCATTGATTCAATCTGATGTAAATATTGCATTGGTTTTAAATTTATCTAAGAAAATTGAGAAAAGAGCTCTTGAAGAGGAACCTCCTAAAGGTATTACACCAAGAGAATATGTAATTACCATCATTTATGAAGAAATGGTAAATCTCTTGGGAAGAGAAGCTGTAGGCCTTGACATTAATCAAAAACCTTATAAAATTCTCTTTTTAGGATTGCAAGGAAGTGGTAAAACAACTACTATTGGTAAAATGTGCAGATTTTTACAGAAAAAAGGTTTCAATCCTGCAGTTGTCTGTACAGACACATGGAGGCCTGCTGCTTACGAGCAATTAAAACAATTAACTGAAGAGATGCAAATTCCATTATATGGGGATCCTGAAAATAAAGATGCTCTTGATTTAGCTAAAAAAGGTTTAAATGAGTTTAAAAATAAGAAAGTCATTATTTTCGATACAGCAGGTAGGCATAAGGAAGAATCTGATTTAATTGCTGAAATGGATCAATTGGATGACATCATTCAACCTACTGAAGCTATTCTTGTTATTGATGGTACAATTGGTCAACAGGCTGGAGAACAAGCTAAAGCATTCTCACAAGCTACAGATATTGGTTCAATCATCATTACAAAATTAGATGGTTCTGCTAAAGGTGGGGGAGCTATGTCTGCAGTAGCTGAAACTGGTGCACCTATCAAATTCATCGGTACTGGTGAAAGAATTGATGACTTTGAACTATTTGACCCTGAAAGGTTTATCTCCAGATTACTTGGAATGGGGGATATTAGAAGTTTAATTGAAAAAGCTGAGGAGAACATTGATGAGGACATTGCTGAAAAAACAATGAACAATATGATGTCTGGTAAGTTCTCTCTTATAGACATGAAGAATCAGTTTGATATGATGGGCAAAATGGGTCCAATGCAACAAGTATTAAATATGATTCCTGGTTTAGGAGGTAAAATCCCTAAAGAAGCTTCTAAAATGACTGAAGATAAAATTGACTCCTTTAAAGTCATGCTGTCATCTATGACTCAAGAAGAATTGGAAAATCCTAAGATAATTAAACAGTCCCGTATTCAAAGGATTGCTAGGGGTGCTGGTGTTGATGAAAGTGAAGTTAGAGCTTTACTTAAGTATTACAACAACACTAAGAAAGCTATGAAAGGATTTGGTGGAAGAGGCCGTTTAAGAGGCAGCACCATGAACCGTATGATGGGCCACTTTATGAAATAA
- a CDS encoding NUDIX domain-containing protein, with the protein MGDYKNPSLTVDTIIFDESENIILIKRKNNPYKDHWALPGGFVEYGETVENAAIRETKEETNIDVTLTSLVNVYSKPDRDPRGHTVTVAYIAKGDFNQMKAADDACDIKIFSKSDLKKIDLAFDHAKIIEDAFKVNNNIKK; encoded by the coding sequence ATGGGAGATTATAAAAATCCGTCATTAACTGTTGATACCATTATTTTTGACGAATCTGAGAATATTATTCTAATTAAACGTAAAAATAATCCCTATAAAGACCATTGGGCACTACCCGGAGGCTTTGTAGAATATGGTGAAACTGTAGAAAATGCAGCTATTAGGGAAACTAAAGAAGAAACTAACATTGATGTAACACTCACTAGCTTAGTTAATGTTTATTCAAAGCCTGATAGAGATCCAAGAGGCCATACTGTAACTGTTGCCTATATAGCTAAAGGAGATTTCAATCAGATGAAAGCTGCAGATGATGCATGTGACATTAAAATATTTTCAAAATCTGATTTGAAAAAAATAGATTTGGCTTTTGACCATGCTAAAATCATAGAAGATGCATTTAAAGTCAATAATAACATTAAAAAATAG
- the hpt gene encoding hypoxanthine/guanine phosphoribosyltransferase, protein MLEKVKKSLKESPIVKKGEYNYFVNPISDGVPAMDPEILKELIDVAVKHIDLNVDKIVAIEAMGIHLATALSLATGLPFVIIRKREYGLEGEKEVYQETGYGSSNLYINDLKAGEKILLIDDVVSTGGTLISVIGALKDIGVDIKGVIATIEKGDGKRVVETETGIPIFSIVKIDVIDGEVVIQSTIED, encoded by the coding sequence ATGTTAGAAAAAGTAAAGAAATCTTTAAAAGAATCCCCAATTGTAAAAAAAGGTGAATATAATTATTTTGTTAATCCTATAAGTGATGGAGTTCCTGCAATGGACCCTGAAATCTTAAAAGAGTTAATTGATGTTGCAGTAAAACACATTGATTTAAATGTTGATAAAATAGTAGCTATTGAGGCTATGGGAATACATTTAGCAACTGCATTATCCTTAGCTACTGGATTACCATTTGTTATAATTAGAAAAAGAGAATATGGCCTTGAAGGTGAAAAAGAAGTTTATCAAGAAACAGGATACGGCTCTTCAAACTTGTATATCAACGATTTAAAAGCTGGCGAAAAAATACTTTTAATTGACGATGTTGTGAGTACTGGTGGAACCTTAATATCCGTTATCGGTGCTTTAAAAGATATCGGTGTTGATATTAAAGGAGTAATAGCTACAATTGAAAAAGGAGATGGAAAAAGAGTTGTTGAAACAGAAACTGGAATTCCAATCTTTTCAATTGTTAAGATAGATGTAATCGATGGAGAAGTTGTAATCCAATCTACAATTGAAGATTAA
- the dph2 gene encoding diphthamide biosynthesis enzyme Dph2: MSMYNMDVERVIKKINSRDARTVGLQFPEGLKMQAVKLAKKIEEETNATVIISGDPCFGACDVSDSKMKGIVDLVIHYGHTALPLKYEVPVYFVEAFSNVRIKPILNECLEKIEDYSKIALVTTTQHLHVLNEIKDYLEDNGKEVVLGSSKSTRKGQVLGCNFSSIKNLDAEIYLFIGSGSFHPLGIYLFTKSPVLALDPYNGEIREMGDFADRILRIRFARITKAKEAKKWGIIVSSKEGQYRMNLAKAIKKELEDLNMEAYIIMVDNVNPDILLPYMDLEAFVVTACPRIAIDDSQMYKKPLITPQELEIVLNKREWEKYQLDEILFHERYK, translated from the coding sequence ATGTCAATGTACAATATGGATGTAGAAAGAGTTATTAAAAAAATTAACTCTAGAGATGCTAGGACAGTTGGCCTCCAGTTTCCAGAAGGGCTTAAAATGCAGGCTGTTAAACTAGCTAAAAAAATTGAAGAAGAAACCAATGCAACAGTAATCATATCTGGAGACCCTTGTTTTGGTGCTTGTGATGTATCTGACAGCAAAATGAAGGGCATTGTTGATTTAGTTATACATTACGGTCATACAGCATTGCCTTTGAAATATGAGGTTCCAGTTTATTTTGTTGAGGCATTTTCCAATGTTCGTATTAAACCTATTTTAAATGAGTGCCTTGAAAAAATTGAAGATTACTCTAAAATAGCTTTAGTTACAACAACACAGCATTTACATGTTTTAAATGAAATTAAAGACTATCTTGAAGATAATGGGAAAGAGGTTGTTCTTGGTTCTTCTAAAAGCACAAGAAAAGGTCAAGTTTTAGGATGTAACTTTTCATCTATTAAAAATTTAGATGCTGAAATCTACCTATTCATTGGTAGTGGAAGTTTCCATCCTCTAGGAATTTATTTATTTACTAAAAGTCCTGTTTTAGCTTTAGATCCTTACAATGGTGAAATTAGAGAAATGGGAGATTTTGCAGATAGAATTCTCAGGATACGATTTGCAAGGATTACAAAAGCTAAAGAAGCAAAAAAATGGGGAATAATTGTTTCATCAAAAGAAGGACAATATCGGATGAATCTTGCAAAAGCCATTAAAAAAGAATTAGAAGATTTAAATATGGAAGCATACATTATTATGGTAGATAATGTCAATCCAGACATATTACTTCCATATATGGATTTGGAAGCATTTGTTGTAACAGCTTGTCCAAGAATAGCTATTGATGATTCACAAATGTATAAAAAACCATTAATAACACCACAAGAATTAGAAATAGTATTAAACAAACGAGAATGGGAAAAATATCAGCTTGATGAAATTTTATTCCATGAACGTTATAAATAA
- the hisF gene encoding imidazole glycerol phosphate synthase subunit HisF — MLTKRIIPCLDCDLQVPEGRVVKGVEFKEIKYAGNPVDLATRYYEEGADEIVILDITASYERRGTMVDVIKRLTENVFIPICVGGGIRKVEDYIKMLKAGADKCSTNTAAIKNPELLTEASKVVGSQAVVIGIDAKRRYVDNPSDAPDKNVIETDKGYCWFDCSIYGGREFTGIDAIDWAQKCQDLGAGEVLLTSMDGDGTKEGYDLELTKAINDAVDIPVIASGGVGEPKDILDAFTVSDASAALAASIFHFNEYPIAEVKHYLKENGVNVRL; from the coding sequence ATGTTAACTAAAAGAATCATTCCTTGTTTAGATTGTGATTTACAGGTTCCTGAAGGTAGGGTTGTTAAAGGGGTTGAGTTCAAAGAGATTAAATATGCTGGAAACCCTGTTGATTTAGCTACTCGTTATTATGAAGAGGGTGCTGATGAGATTGTTATTTTAGATATTACTGCATCCTATGAAAGAAGAGGAACTATGGTTGATGTAATTAAAAGACTTACTGAAAATGTTTTCATTCCAATTTGTGTCGGTGGTGGAATAAGAAAAGTTGAAGATTACATTAAAATGCTTAAAGCAGGTGCAGATAAATGTTCTACAAATACTGCAGCTATTAAAAACCCTGAACTATTGACTGAAGCTTCTAAAGTTGTGGGATCTCAGGCTGTTGTAATTGGAATTGATGCTAAAAGAAGATATGTGGATAATCCTAGTGATGCACCAGACAAAAACGTTATTGAAACCGATAAAGGATATTGCTGGTTTGATTGCAGTATCTATGGTGGAAGGGAATTCACAGGTATTGATGCAATTGACTGGGCACAGAAATGTCAGGATTTAGGTGCTGGTGAAGTTCTATTAACTAGTATGGATGGTGATGGAACTAAAGAAGGATATGATTTAGAATTAACTAAAGCTATTAATGATGCAGTTGATATTCCAGTAATAGCTAGTGGTGGTGTTGGAGAACCTAAAGATATTCTTGATGCATTTACAGTTTCTGATGCAAGTGCTGCTCTTGCTGCAAGTATATTCCACTTTAATGAATATCCAATTGCTGAAGTTAAACATTATTTAAAAGAAAATGGTGTTAATGTCAGACTATAA
- a CDS encoding RPA12/RPB9/RPC11 RNA polymerase family protein: MRGEDINTHPTTTITCPECGHNKAAWWLQQTRSADEAPTRFFQCLKCKHTWREYD, encoded by the coding sequence ATGAGAGGAGAAGACATTAACACACACCCAACAACCACAATTACCTGTCCAGAATGCGGACATAATAAAGCAGCATGGTGGTTACAACAAACAAGAAGTGCTGATGAAGCTCCAACTAGATTTTTCCAATGCTTAAAATGCAAACATACTTGGAGAGAATACGATTAA
- a CDS encoding DNA-directed RNA polymerase subunit L: protein MANDTNIEINVDKTLELEITIHGESHGVCNALRHILMQNPDVEYAVYNIDHPLTGEPNMTIKTKRGKRPRVALKQAAEELIEQSEEFKKLIEDTL from the coding sequence ATGGCTAATGATACTAACATTGAAATTAATGTGGACAAAACTTTAGAACTTGAAATTACTATTCATGGAGAAAGCCATGGTGTATGTAATGCTCTTAGACATATTTTAATGCAAAATCCCGATGTTGAATATGCTGTTTACAACATTGATCACCCTCTTACTGGAGAACCTAATATGACTATTAAAACCAAAAGGGGAAAAAGACCAAGAGTTGCATTAAAACAAGCAGCAGAAGAGCTTATTGAACAAAGTGAAGAATTTAAAAAACTTATTGAAGATACATTATAA
- the moaC gene encoding cyclic pyranopterin monophosphate synthase MoaC — MAKEFTHLTDSGVHMVEVGEKKDQKRLAIASGKIDLDKNTIAMIQNEEIKKGNVLTTAQIAGIQGVKNTSSIIPLCHPLNLTGIEIDFEVKETEIIAVCSVKTLGKTGVEMEALTGVSVALLTIWDMVKAVEKDENGQYPDTRISDIKVLKKEKI; from the coding sequence ATGGCTAAAGAATTTACACATCTTACTGACAGTGGAGTCCACATGGTTGAAGTTGGAGAAAAAAAAGACCAAAAAAGGTTAGCTATTGCCAGTGGAAAAATAGATTTAGATAAAAACACAATAGCTATGATTCAAAATGAAGAAATAAAAAAGGGGAATGTTTTAACAACTGCTCAAATTGCAGGAATTCAAGGTGTTAAAAACACTTCTTCAATAATTCCACTTTGCCATCCATTAAACTTAACTGGTATTGAAATTGATTTTGAAGTTAAAGAAACTGAAATAATAGCTGTCTGTTCTGTTAAAACATTAGGAAAAACTGGTGTTGAAATGGAAGCTTTAACTGGTGTAAGTGTAGCATTACTTACAATATGGGATATGGTTAAAGCAGTTGAAAAAGATGAAAACGGTCAATATCCAGATACAAGAATTAGTGATATTAAAGTTTTAAAGAAAGAGAAAATTTAA
- a CDS encoding preprotein translocase subunit Sec61beta has product MAKKDNKISMPQTGAGLVRYFDEESVGPKLSPEHVVVITVILAIFCFVLRYSA; this is encoded by the coding sequence ATGGCAAAAAAAGATAATAAAATTTCCATGCCTCAAACAGGTGCAGGGTTAGTAAGATATTTTGATGAAGAAAGTGTAGGCCCAAAACTCTCACCAGAGCATGTAGTTGTTATTACTGTTATTTTAGCAATTTTCTGTTTTGTATTAAGATATTCTGCTTAA
- a CDS encoding helicase C-terminal domain-containing protein produces the protein MPDSIFCPNCGMLKSNCKCGKYPSKSTNTLKFKEDADSSNSVDLFSFKKPKSNFINDDIPIVYSIEEHRLEDEVISELSRDNPNIDLEIIENFPFRHPRDNQLQIIQDIQDAIRQGYKYIILEAGTGIGKSAIATTLAKIYESAYILTMTKQLQSQYCDEFEFPLVKGRANFGCLNSQLETTCDMGDCRTTPTSSKFVCPFGISANPTLDAELAFETYGGDLFFQSENHCNYWQQKANAINSPITVMNYDYALAEFNYVRHFKSRSLLILDEAHNIENKLMSSLEINLYNSRLEKDINKVMSSETLKDGQIKDWIMEVEAIRDAYNDVDVRDISKEKADRFKSNVSRLDTLIRNLENEPKNWVIDSNEKDTVSFKPLKVNHYAKNRLLKYGDVVLFMSATILSHKLFSQWLGLNPKDVYHIKVDSPFTKEKRPIILDLAGKMSKKTIKKTAPKTIEILQKILKKHEGDKGLIHTHSYNCQNYIINNLNNSRLISHNSRNRETVLNHFEKDENPLVLVSPSMSEGVDLPYDKCRFQVIYKIPFPYLGDLQIKSRQQKDRRWYAYKTVMTLMQAYGRGMRAEDDSCYTYILDSDIKMLLKSPLYRSLISDYFKEAVVTLK, from the coding sequence ATGCCTGATTCTATTTTTTGCCCAAATTGTGGAATGTTAAAATCTAACTGTAAATGTGGAAAATATCCTTCCAAATCAACAAATACTCTTAAATTTAAGGAAGATGCTGATTCTTCTAATTCTGTTGATTTATTTAGTTTTAAAAAACCTAAATCCAATTTTATTAATGATGATATTCCTATTGTTTATTCCATTGAAGAACATAGGTTAGAGGATGAGGTTATTTCTGAATTAAGTAGAGATAATCCAAATATTGATTTGGAGATTATTGAAAATTTTCCTTTTAGACATCCTAGGGATAATCAACTGCAGATTATACAGGATATACAGGATGCAATTAGGCAAGGTTATAAATATATTATTTTAGAGGCAGGAACTGGTATAGGAAAATCTGCAATAGCTACTACACTAGCTAAGATTTATGAGTCTGCTTATATTTTAACAATGACAAAGCAGCTTCAATCTCAATATTGTGATGAATTTGAGTTCCCATTAGTTAAAGGAAGAGCTAATTTTGGATGTTTAAACAGTCAATTAGAAACTACTTGTGATATGGGGGACTGCAGAACAACTCCAACATCATCTAAATTTGTCTGTCCTTTTGGAATCAGTGCAAATCCTACATTGGATGCTGAACTGGCTTTTGAAACATATGGTGGGGATTTATTTTTCCAATCTGAGAATCATTGTAACTATTGGCAGCAAAAGGCTAATGCAATTAATTCTCCAATTACAGTAATGAATTATGATTATGCACTTGCTGAGTTTAATTATGTAAGGCATTTTAAATCAAGAAGTCTTTTAATTTTAGATGAGGCTCATAATATTGAAAATAAACTAATGAGCTCTCTTGAAATCAATCTTTATAACTCCAGACTAGAAAAAGACATTAATAAAGTAATGTCCAGTGAAACTTTAAAAGATGGCCAAATTAAAGATTGGATAATGGAAGTTGAAGCTATTAGGGATGCATATAATGATGTTGATGTTAGGGATATCTCTAAAGAAAAAGCAGATAGATTTAAATCAAATGTTTCAAGATTAGACACTCTTATAAGAAATCTTGAAAATGAGCCTAAAAATTGGGTTATTGACTCCAATGAAAAGGATACTGTATCATTCAAACCATTGAAGGTTAATCATTATGCTAAAAATAGATTGTTAAAATATGGGGATGTTGTTTTATTCATGAGTGCAACTATCCTTTCACATAAGCTATTTTCACAATGGTTAGGGCTAAATCCTAAGGATGTTTATCATATAAAAGTGGATAGTCCATTTACTAAAGAAAAAAGGCCAATTATTTTAGATTTAGCTGGAAAAATGTCTAAAAAGACCATTAAAAAAACTGCTCCTAAAACTATAGAGATTTTACAAAAAATCCTTAAAAAACATGAAGGAGATAAAGGTTTAATACATACTCACAGCTATAATTGTCAGAATTATATTATTAACAATTTAAACAATTCCAGATTGATTTCTCATAATTCCAGGAATAGGGAAACAGTCTTGAATCATTTTGAAAAAGATGAAAACCCTCTTGTTTTGGTGTCCCCTTCTATGAGTGAGGGTGTGGATTTACCTTATGATAAATGTAGATTCCAGGTTATTTATAAGATTCCTTTCCCATATTTAGGAGATTTGCAGATAAAGTCTAGACAACAAAAAGATAGACGCTGGTATGCATATAAAACTGTAATGACTTTAATGCAGGCTTATGGTCGTGGAATGCGTGCAGAAGATGATTCCTGTTACACTTATATCTTAGATAGTGATATTAAAATGCTACTTAAAAGTCCGCTGTACAGGTCATTAATTTCTGACTACTTTAAGGAAGCAGTTGTAACCTTAAAATAA